One Eurosta solidaginis isolate ZX-2024a chromosome 1, ASM4086904v1, whole genome shotgun sequence genomic window, ttttatttgtatacagACAGTTAATGTGATTGAACGATTTTCGCTTACAGTCACAATGAATAAGGATCAGCCGTGGGTTGTAGAGCCTTGGCATATTAGGGCATCACTTAGAAAGGCTGGCATCTATTGCCCAGAAGAATGTATTACTTTGCCAAAGGAACGTATTGAAGGGCCGGATATGAATAAAGAAAGCAAAGAGTTCTATTGCACCATAACAATTAATAATTTAGAAAAAGCACGTTTAAGATGCCATATCCGTCATTGGAGTACAGACCCAAGCGAACGGCTGCCGTATGTGGCAGAATATTGGAAGATACCAGCAGAGCCATTATTTGGTAGTGAAGAGGCAAATGTGAATACAGATGCTTCGACTGATGTCAAATAGctaaaagaaagatgttaataacGACAAGTGAAATGTTAAATTAACCTAAATAAATAATACCACAAATTACGCTAAAGACTGTTTTATCCGTTTTTATCTACTTATCAATGTCTGCTTATCGATAATATGCATATTATTTGGCACTTAAAAGGGATTGATAAACGCAAAACAAAACTTTATAGCTTCACAACTTCCgtaatccaattgtcaacctcggcTACCAGAGGTAAATTCTGTTTCAAATATTAATGGATAGAACACATATTTTGCaagcgaggctttggcgaccacaAGTTTTTCATGGAAGCAGGAGGTAGGGGCGGGATGGTACCTCAATGGGGCTAGTCACCGGATTGTACCGAATCAATTTGCGACAAAGGACTGTCAGTATCGATAGCACTTCCCAAAACCTGCGGGAACTGTCTTTATTTCGCTATAACAACCAGTAGGTTATGGGTGTTTGGTGCTCCAGTTGTTGCCTCATTCTTACTTTTTGTGGCAGAATATCACGTTCTTCGACAGAGTTTGGCAGCTGTTGACACATACCCGAAGAATTAAATGAATGTTGAATAAGGTATGCTAAGGTACCTCTTGGTACTAGACGGATTTTCGCGGAAACGATAGTTCAATCTTGTTgtcgtagcagtgcttcgccccatccaataggtgcgaccgatcacatatagtcgtcaatatcctctaacgggagtccaaggaaacttgaggtttcaacagggtggaccataataagagggatgttagaggcgctggttcacaatacacttatagaGATGGTGGGTATCAAGTGGgtacacattacaagcaggacatatgttttgtatatctgggttgattctggataggtaagagtttaacctgttacagtatccagatcgaagttgagctagagtgactctctTTTCCCTAGGGAGTGCGTTGCTCTTCTGTTAGTTTTGGgtgttgttctttgagtacaggaatcaccgggaaattcctggcatagaggtccgacgtctgtgggtggagttcactgaggacctgcttgagttttctagcttcatacggctggcgCCGTATTTCCCCATAATTCTTACGgtgatgacttcttaagcccctgggcggtgttggctcatgttgttgttgtggtgcccaggtttctgggtattcaacaggaactgtttggttagcatttcatttctctccctgatggggagtattctcgtctcattatgtagatggtgttctggggacataagaacacaacccgtggcggttatgaggacggtattttggcaggcatcTAGCTTCTTCCACTGAGCAGTCTTTAACCTTGGcggccatatcggggacgcgtagcaagcAATCGGCTGGGCAATTGCTatttaagtggtaatgagcgtttctttatctttaccccaagtactgctagTAAGAGAgttcttctggtggcgaaggtagttttgatatgtggaagttaaacaaaagtggggcaggacaccaccttgtggcaccccttgttcaattcttcttggtttggatgcttcgtttctaaattgcaccgatgcctgccgaccacccagataatttgcgttccccttttaagacttgggagaagggtatacccttccaggtcttgcaataacgtgccatggttgaccgtatcaaaagcttttgacaggtctagcgcaacgagtactggaGGGGGTTTTGATCTTTTTACTTCCGCCGGAGCAGCATCCGCCTAATACCTTAACGAAGATGGAAAACAGTAAGTGTCCGTAAAACAAAATGCAAGAAACgtggaaaatttcaaaaagattgcATAATTCCGATCGGAatggatttacattttttacattaAAGTATATTtcatcaataattttttttttaactagacTTGAAACAGTTTTATTACAAATAAAAtatactccgaatgtatttcatATAAACTTACAACTATGCAGAAGCACGTACGCATTTATGTGTGTGGCTTATATTAGCTCGTAAATTACGTTAAAGTGTATATTCACTTCTTTTATACTTGATATAGAAATGGATTAAAACATAAGAAAATCAGAAACAACTAATATGTAAGTATGAATCAAACTTAAACGAACTCAAGACAAAAATCGTATCAAATTATATGCGAACTATTGCAAACATATGTTAATTACTATAAAGTATTTTAAAACCaaattaatttttgatattttgtttAATGCACACCCTTCAACTCCACTTCGAATACTAATGTGCTGTTTGGTGGAATGGTTGGAGGTGAACCACGTGCGCCATAAGCCATATGTGGAGGGCAAGTGATGCGACGTTTACCTCCAACCTTCATGCCAACTACACCAACATCCCAACCCTTAATAACTTCACCACGACCAAGACCAAATTTGAAGCCAGCTCCAGTCTTTAAACTGTCAAATACTTTGTTGTTGGACTTGAGGCGGCCTTCATAGAATACTTGAGCACGCTTGCCTGGTTTAGCCTCTGGCCCATTGCCTACTTTTATATCCTCAACTCTCACACCTCCAGTAATAACACGTTCACCACCAGCTTTCTGTTGTTGCTTTTGCTGTTGCTCGTTTTTATTGGCCTTTTTATCTTTCTTGCCTTTTTTGTCCGTAGTAGCAGCATTTTCTTTTGCAGCTGTTCCGTTTTGCTGTTTTTGTGGTTTTTCTAATTTTATCTGTTTGGCTTTTGGTTGTTGAACTTCTTCATCATCACTCTCTTCCTCATTCTCCTCTTCATCATCGTCGTCTTCATcatctaagaaaaataaaattttatatgcgTTTAATTCCAGGGTTAATTAATTGTATTAATACCTTCTTCCTCCTCttcgtcatcatcatcattttcGCCATCTTCATCACCATCAACCTCTTCtgttacaataaaaaaataaataaaataaacaattcagTAATTTACTACATACAATTTTTAGACTTACCTAAACCTTCGCCATTAAAGTCGCTATCATCTTCTTCATCGTCATCCTCTTCCCCTTCATTGCTAGCAATTTGTTTTTTAGCATTAGCCGGTTTCTTAGCATTGGCTTTTGTATTAAGCGCCTGGCGGAGATCCTGTACTTCTTCCGCCTCTGATTCATCTTCATCATCAAGGTCATCATCcataaaattgaatttatcaaTTAGATAACCAGTGAGACTTACATTACCGCTgcctattaaaataaaaatatttgtaagaaaatgttaatttatataaaatgtaaattaaaCGTACCAATGCATTGAAAGCAAATTTCGTCTCCTTCACCGAAATTCAAATCCAGCATGACTTGCTCACACGTTCCCTGTCGCAACGTGCAAATTAAAAACTTTTGATTATCATGATTGATGTAAATTTGGTTAGCTCCTCCATCTGACGCAGAATCAGTGTCTAATGATGCCAGGGAAATGTGAAAAGGTTTGCTTGTTGTCTGTGAATACTTTCGGTTGGGTTTTAAATTTAATCCTAAAATTTTTGAaggtttaaaaaaattacattattAACTTGATCAAAGATGGCGTAGGGCTCCATCAACGTGGAAATAAAAAAACACGTGGTAAGAGTTCACCAAATTTCCTTTGTTTACACAAATTTCCTGTGAATAAACTTACCCCAGAACATTTTGTATAATTATTGTAATGGAATAACActataataaaagttttaaatattaaattagatGGCTAAGCAAATACTTTCAAGAACGCCGGCAACAAAAACGATAATAAAATTCCTTCGTAAATGATTAGCAAAGGAGCAAACGCGAAGATGTGCCGCGTGAAATTGACAGTGGAGACTCAGGGCTGATTTTATAACTTGACTTTGGCGACTACAGAGTGAGTCCAACAATACTTTGTTTCGTAAATCATGTATATAGAGTCAGcgcatgatggaattataggcTCCTATTATGACCATatttcgatcttcgactgtggtcgaaaaaGCTGATCGAatgaattttcattcggtattatgacgcacgttcgatgaaggcaagcattattgtgaatttcgataaattcaaaagttcacaatagcacatttccttcagctttcaaataaaataaaataaatagacaaaagcagaactagttattaaatacaaatattgaaaataaaagtatgactacgacggaattgtggttttatgattcgtcagatgaagagaaaagcttactggagctagccagaagtagaagacgcgtgagggatgcttcaaatactttgaaaatgaattccaccacgtaagtgtagctttctaaataagttgttaaattattgaaattataagttttgtttatagatttattcaaaacttcagactgtccaaagaagcgttcatggacttgttttccagtacagatgaactgcttcagcaatgcacaagagccaagcatATTTCTAATATTCTAAAATAtgcaacagttctccgattttgtgctcggggatcctaccaactgagcattggaaacgaaaatgcattCGTACTTGCCCAGCCGAATGTGTCTGTggttgaatgtcttggaaaattttatttgtgaaagatggataaaattcaACTATGAGGAGGCTGAGCTACATCaatcaaagttgcatttctataatgttaGCAGAATTCCAGGGATTATTGGCTGTGTTGATGGCACACACATTAAAATTGTTGCTGCCAAAAAAGAATTACAGAATTTATATTACAACAGAAAAGGATTCTACAGCATTAATGCTATGTTTGTAAGTATACCATTTTGATATTAGTTTCAGGTTGTAAATACATAAGTTTACatctttatacaaatattttttaggtttgtgACCATTCTATGACTATACGATACATAAATGCAAAATATCCGGGAGCAACACATGATTCTTGTGTGTTCAATATGTCGGCCTTGAAATCACATTTGGAACAGCAAGAGCCCTTCACTACACACCAGAAAAAGCAATACAAATTATAAACGTGTGTGCGGCTTTGCACAATACACATTTCTGTAGAAGAGTTATCTAATCAAGAGGACGACCATGATATCCCATTCGCCGAAATTGAATCCACAACCAACTCGGAAGCAGAAGAAATCAGAAACTGAATATTGCGAGTTTTGTAGATAattcattttattgaaataaaaaattcatatacatgtatatatataaaaaaatatttggtaaattCATTATGGTTCTTAAAAGCTAAAGATTTTCAGTTTTCATAATACAGtcttaaattttataataaatttggtataaaaaatatcacttcagtttcatatgtttgtttaaaaaaaaaaaaatcaggtatTGTTCAGCACTTAAAGCATACATTTGTGATGGCCTTATTTTTTCATTTGGCTTTTATACAACTCCAGCTTTTcctgtttcaatttcaaaaaatcaCGTTTATAATAGTACTCCAAGCTATACGTTCTCTTCGCATACTTTTCTGTCTCAAGAGCACTTTTTTTGATCTCTTCCAATGTTTTCAGCATCtcttcttaaacatttttttgatttgctgtctgCTCTTGCAATAGTTTGAGCCTATCGTTTTTgctgcactttttcgatttgctTTTCGTGGCCTCTCCTCATCAGGTGCACCACTTTGTCCACTTACTTCCAAATTCTCATCCGATTCTAAGTTATCACTATATAATCGCTCCACAATCATATCTTCACATTCTTCATTCGCATTAGTACTAAGGCATGCTCTTGTCCCGGTGGATCTACACTGGTCTGAAGACTTAACAAACCCATTATAGACTCTTCTGAATGCGTAAAGATATTTAACCTGTTTGGTCCACCACCAGTTGCACGGTATTCCACTATGTTCtccgaaatttttgtttttgtttttgacttcatgTCAGCCCACACCTGAGACGACaaaaataaagttgtattatACAGAATTGACTTCTATGGTTCTTTAGTTCACCTTAATCCACTTTTCCGTCGTTCTTACTGGTGGTCCTAAACAGTTCAGCTCCACTGTTATATCATCCCACTTTTTTGTCACCTGAACCTTTGTGCAAGTTCATTTTGCTATATGGGAATTTTTTTCCAcaattgaaaccagtctttcaagctgttgttttgtactcacgaccttggacctatataaaattaattcaaatattttaaaattactactaggtagtaaaaaattagaacataaatacaaaaatttacattttaaacaattctttttctgttcgatacagcgtcgacaacaaatgtctattcgctacaaaatt contains:
- the Fkbp39 gene encoding 39 kDa FK506-binding nuclear protein: MFWGLNLKPNRKYSQTTSKPFHISLASLDTDSASDGGANQIYINHDNQKFLICTLRQGTCEQVMLDLNFGEGDEICFQCIGSGNVSLTGYLIDKFNFMDDDLDDEDESEAEEVQDLRQALNTKANAKKPANAKKQIASNEGEEDDDEEDDSDFNGEGLEEVDGDEDGENDDDDEEEEEDDEDDDDEEENEEESDDEEVQQPKAKQIKLEKPQKQQNGTAAKENAATTDKKGKKDKKANKNEQQQKQQQKAGGERVITGGVRVEDIKVGNGPEAKPGKRAQVFYEGRLKSNNKVFDSLKTGAGFKFGLGRGEVIKGWDVGVVGMKVGGKRRITCPPHMAYGARGSPPTIPPNSTLVFEVELKGVH